A portion of the Ferrovum sp. JA12 genome contains these proteins:
- a CDS encoding DUF2256 domain-containing protein produces the protein MKGVKKEHLPVKVCIVCQKPFAWRKKWAKVWDEVKYCSERCRRSKK, from the coding sequence AAGGAACACTTACCAGTTAAGGTATGCATTGTTTGCCAGAAACCTTTTGCTTGGCGAAAAAAATGGGCCAAGGTGTGGGATGAGGTGAAATACTGCTCTGAGCGTTGTCGCCGCAGTAAAAAATAA